A window of Flavobacterium psychrophilum genomic DNA:
CGAGTACACTAAACAGGAATACCGCAATTTTAGCCCTGCTGGTTTTTATAGCGCTAACCAATTGGTTTGATGCGCCTACAAAATGTGCCAGTTTCAATATCCTGAAAACACGTAAAAGTCGCACCGCCCTTATGGATAGTAAAAATCCTGATCCTGGGAAAAGCAACCCGACATATTTTGGTAACGTAGCCAGTAAGTCGATTATGCCATAAAAGCTAAAAATGTAATGCCAGGGTCTTTTAACGGCTACAATACGTGCAATATATTCAAGTGTAAAAACTACGGTTACGATCCATTCTATGATTGCGAGCGTTTTACCGTAGCGAATTTTTATGCTCGCAACACTCTCCAGCATTACAGCTATAATACTCACAACAATAACTGCCAGCAATATCAGGTCAAATAACTTGCCTGCTTTACTGTCGGCCTCATAAATTACAGTATGGAGCTTCTTCCGGAAATCGTCAGATATAATGCCGTTTTTCAATTGGGAGTGGATTTGCTATATCAAAAATAAGGAATCTCTTAAAAACGTACTATTTTTAAGCCTTTCTTTTTTCGCATGTAGCTCTGTATTATTTTTTTTGCATCCTTATTATTTTCCATTGGTATAAGAATGTTTTTAAGAATGTCTATGTTGTTTATCTGGTAGTTAAGATTGTAGAAAGCATAGCCTTTATAAACACCGTTCTCTATAAGTATGGCACTACGCTCATCAATAGCACGGCCCCTGTCTATAATGATCATGCTCTGGTTGTGAAAACTGTTGTTATTTATAAACTCCATAACACGTGCATTGTATTCTTCGGGTGCTTCATGTCCAAGGCATGCACCGTTACAGTTGCCCAACTCATGCGGAAAACAGTTTTCTTTATCGGAAGCTGTAATGTCGTTTATCTTCTGGCAAAGCTTGTATTTTTCAACAATAGCAAACAATGCATTTCTTCCTTCAACGATACCCGGAAATGAAACAATATCTTTTTTACGGTTATCTGTTTTCTGAAGTTTCAGGCAAATGTAGCCGTGTTCATCTTTTTCGGCATATAAAGACCATGGGAATTCCGTTTTCTTTAGCGCACGGTTTAAAGACGGCTTGTTTACTTTTATTTCCTGGCATTCTTTAAGCAAGGCGATAAGTTCGCTGCCGGTTTCTTCATACTGAACAGAAAACGCTTCACGTTGAAGCCTTTTCGATTTTCGCGATAAGCTTGTGAAATGTTGGTTGACCCTCTTTTTTATATTACGGCTTTTGCCGAGATAAATAAGTTCGCCGCTTTCTTTGTAGATATAATAAAGGCCTGTAACCGAAGGTATATTTTCAACAAGATCCAGAAGTTTAGGCGAAATACCTTTTTTCTGTTCTGTTTTTATAAGCCCGGTAAGGATTTCTTTTTCTGTGTCTTTAGCAAGCAATAGCTTAAAAAGCTGAACCGTTGCCATAGCATCGCCTGTAGCACGGTGCCTGTCGCTCATTGGTATGCCCAATGCGCGTACCAGTTTGCCAAGGCTGTGCGATTTTTGTTCGGGAAGTAATTTTTGGGAAAGCTCAACAGTACAAAGTGTTTGCTTTTCAAAGTCGTATCCCAGGTTTTTAAACTCTGTACGGAGCACGCGATAGTCAAACTGAGCGTTGTGAGCAACAATAATGCATCCTTCGGTGATCTCTATAATACGTTTTGCAACCTCATAAAACTTAGGTGCGCTACGCAGCATGGCATTATTAATGCCTGTTAACTTTACAACAAAAGGCTGTATGGTTTTTTCGGGGTTTACAAGGCTAATAAACTGGTCTACAACTTCGTGGCCATCAAACTTATAAATGGCAATCTCAGTAATCCCTTCTTCATTAAATTGTCCTCCGGTCGTTTCTATGTCAAGTATTGCGTACAAAAAAAGTGTAAAGTTTTATGTTGAGTTTATGGTTACAAAGTACGTAAATTTCAGCTATCCTGTATCTCCAAAAGTAAATTAACTGATATTGTCTTTACCTGCCGCCAAATATGCTGCTGCCAATACGTACCATAGTGCTTCCGCAGGCAATTGCAATTTTGTAATCGCCACTCATACCCATACTTAAAGTTGATAATTGGCAGTTATTCGTTACCTGTTTACAGGCGTTGTCGAAAGTAGATTTTAAGTGTGTGAATTCTTTTTTGATCTGGTTTTCATCTTCGGTAAATGTAGCCATACCCATAAGTCCGGTTACCTTGATATTTTCCATCTGCTTAAATTCTTCCGAAGCCAATAATTCCTCAAGCTCACTTTCGTCCATGCCGAATTTTGTTTCCTCTTCGGCAATATGCATTTGTAATAAACAGTTTATAGTGCGATTATTTTTCTTCGCCTGTTTGTTTATTTCTGCCAATAGTTTAAGGCTGTCCACGCCATGTACCAGGCTAACAAAAGGTGCCATATATTTTACCTTATTGGTCTGCACGTGGCCTATCATATGCCATTCAATATCCTTCGGCATCTCGTCATATTTGCCTGCCATCTCCTGAATCTTATTCTCGCCAAAAATGCGTTGCCCTGCGTTGTATGCTTCAAGAAGATCGGGTACAGGCTTGGTTTTAGATACCGCTACAAGCGTTATGTGCTCAGGAATTGTAGCTTTTATTTCGAGTAAGTTTGATTGTATTGACATATTGATACACTTGATTTTTGATTGTTCGAATTGGGAACCGATAAATTTACAGCTATTAAATAAGAAATGAATCTATCTTTCGGTACGCTAGGTAGCAGGATAATTAAAGTTCATAGACCACAAGTCCGCTCCTGAATTTAGGTTCGATATATGTACTCTTAGGTGGCATAATAAGATTATTATCGGCAAGGTCTTTTATCTCGCTGATGCTTGCCGGATATAACATAAAACCAACCTCATACTCATCTTCGTCTATCATCTGCTTTATAAGAGTGATAGGTTTGCTTCCGGGAATGTATTCAATCCTGCTGTCATTACGTAAATCGGTAATGCCTAAAAGAGGATGCAATACTTTTTCGTAAAGAATCTGTGCATCTAATGCTTCTAATGTTGAATCAAATGTTTTATCCTTTAGCTGTAAAGCATAAAACTCGCCATCAAGGTACATTCCGAAACTGAATTTAGCTTCGGGTTTCCATAGTTCCTGAGCTTTATTTTCTACCGAGAAGTTTTTTGATAATGCCGATAGAAACTGCTGCTTTGTTAAGCCGTTAAGGTCGTGAATTATGCGATTATATTCGTATATTTTTAAGTCGTTTTCAGAGATAAGAAAACTCATAAAGTAATTAAGGTTCTCGTTGCCTGAATCTTTGTCCTGCTCATATAACATTTCTGCCGATGCCGAACGGTGGTGGCCATCAGCAATGTATAGACTTTCGATGTTTGCAAACTGTTCCTGAATCCATCGTATTTCGGCTTCATCTTTAATTCGCCATAAAATATGCTTATCCCTGTTTAGGGAAGAGAAAAGGTACAACGGGCGTTTTTGCTTTTTGGTAACGATCCATTGTTCTATCTCAGGGTTTTCCGGATAGGTTATCAGTACAGGTTCCGTGTTGAAGCCTGTTTGGTGAAGGTAATCTTTAAAATATTCAACACGGTACAGAAGGGTGTCTTCGTGTTTTTTAATGACATTATTTTGGTAATCTTCAATAGAAGTCCCGGCAATGATTCCTGTATACACCCTGTTTTTACTCTGAATCTCGTAAAGAAAAAAAACGGGTGCCGCTTCCTGTTTTAATATATGTTCCTCTTTAAATTCTTTGTATTTGGTGCTGACCGATTTAAACCTGACTAAAGAAGCAGTTTTCTCCATGTTCTTGTAAGCCGGCTTAAGTACATGCAAAAATGAAAACGGATTATAATCCAACTGTGACGCCAGTTCTGCCGGGCTGTATTCATCATACGAACGCGATGTTACAAGGCTTACCTTATCGCGCGAAGGACGCACCGCTTTAAAAGGAACTATTTTTGCCAAAGCATTTATGTTTAAAGTTTCAGATTTCAGGTTAAAGTAAAGTTCAGTCCCAACAAAATGTGCGACTGAACTTTATATGTTTATCAGTACAGCGAACTGCGACTTAAAACTGCATACTATTTAGTAAACATTGCTGCTACTTTCTCTGCTTTTTTGCTCTCTTTGTAATCATAGAAACCTTCGCCCGATTTAACACCAAGCTTACCGGCCATTACCATGTTAACCAATAAAGGGCATGGAGCATATTTAGGATTTTTAAATCCGTCGTACATTACATTAAGTATAGAAAGGCATACATCAAGTCCTATAAAATCAGCAAGCTGAAGCGGGCCCATTGGGTGCGCCATCCCCAGTTTCATAACCGTGTCTATTTCGTAAACACCTGCAACACCGTTGTAAAGTGTCTCTATAGCTTCGTTGATCATGGGCATTAGAATGCGGTTTGCTACAAAACCAGGGTAGTCGTTAACCTCTACAGGTACTTTACCCAGTTTTTCAGAAAGCTCCATGATGCTTTTGGTAACCTCGTCGGACGTGTTATAGCCACGGATAATTTCTACTAGTTTCATAATGGGTACAGGGTTCATAAAGTGCATACCAATAACTTTATCCTGCCTGTTAGTTACCGCCGCAATCTGCGTGATAGATATTGAAGATGTATTGGTTGCAAGAATAGATTTCTCATCGCAAAAACTACTAAGGTCTTTAAATATGCGCAGTTTAAGCTCAACATTTTCAGTTGCTGCTTCTACTACAAGATCGGCGTTTACCACACCGTCTTTAATATCGGTATAAGTAATGATATTAGTTATTGTTCTGGCTTTATCTTCTTCGGTAATAGTGCCTTTAGCAACCATACGGTCAAGATTGGCAGCAATAGTTGCCATACCTTTGTCTAAAGATTTTTCCGAAATGTCAATTAGCTTAACGTTAAAGCCGCTTTGTGCAAAAGTATGGGCAATACCATTCCCCATAGTTCCTGCACCTATAACTGCAATATTTTTCATTCTGTTTGTTGTTTGTTATGTAGGGTTTGTTTGTTGTCTTTGATTACTTCTTAAAACAATCTATAATCCTGTAAGCTACACGTAATGCCTCTGTACCATCTTCAAGGGTTACAATAGGCGTAGTGCCATTGGTTATTGCGTCAGAAAAAGTTTCCAGTTCATCCAGTATAGCATTGTTTACCTCAATATCCGGATTTTCAAAATAAATCTGCTTTTTAATGCCTTCTGCGTTTTGAAGGATCATATCAAAATCGCCCGGAATTTCAGGAGCATCTTTCATTTTAACTACTTCACATACCTTATCTAAAAAGTCTACAGAGATATAAGCATCCTTTTGAAAGAAGCGCGACTTACGCATGTTCTTTAAGGAAATACGGCTGGAGGTAAGATTGGCAACACAACCGTTCTCAAACTCAATACGTGCGTTGGCAATATCGGGGGTATCACTAATAACCGATACACCGCTGGCATTAATTAGCTTTACTTTAGATTTTACTACACTTAAAATAACGTCAATGTCGTGAATCATTAAATCCAAAACTACAGGAACATCAGTACCACGCGGATTAAACTCTGCAAGGCGGTGTGTTTCAATAAACATCGGGTTTTCGATCTTGTCTTTAGTAGATATGAAAGCAGGGTTAAAACGCTCTACGTGTCCCACCTGCCCTTTTACGTTATGCTTTGTAGCAAGATTTATAAGCTCGTCGGCTTCTTCTACGGTATTTGCTATAGGCTTCTCTATAAATACATGCCTGCCTGCCTCAATAGCTTCTTTAGCACAGTCAAAGTGCGAAAGGGTAGGGGTTACAATATCTACAACATCTACGGCTGCTATCAGCTCGCTTATGGTATTAAATTTACGGTAGCCAAATTCGGCTGCCACTTTATCTGCATTATCACTGTTCGGGTCAAAAAAACCTACAAGATCATATTTTTCAGACTGGTTAAGCAGCCTCAGGTGTATTTTCCCAAGATGCCCTGCGCCCAATACGCCAACTTTAAGCATAAGAATATATTTTGAAAACAAAAATACTATTATTTGTCTTGATATTACAAAAAGGGGTAATCAAAAAAATGCCGCTGTAGTATTGCTTTTTTAAATAATGTTGTGAGGTAACAATAAGGTTTGACATTACCATATTGTTTGCTATTTTTACCAAAAAAATATTCGCTTACCATTGAAAGATACAGCAAAACATCAAGGACTTCGCAATCAGCTTGCAGCAGTTTTGGAGCAAAAGGGCATTACCGATAGAAATGTCCTGGAAGCGATAAAAAAAGTGCCGCGCCACCTTTTTCTTAATTCCAGTTTTGAAGATTACGCCTATCAGGACAAAGCATTCCCTATAGGTGCCGGTCAGACTATATCGCAACCTTACACTGTTGCCTTTCAATCGCAATTGCTTCAGGTAGAAAAAGGGCACCAGGTATTAGAAATAGGTACAGGTTCCGGGTATCAAACAGCAGTTTTATGCGCTATGGGAGCCAAGGTGTTCAGTGTAGAAAGACAAAACGAATTGTTCAAAACAACATCGCTTTTACTACCTAAATTAAATATCAGGCCAAAACATCTTTCTTTTGGAGATGGTTATAAAGGTCTTCCTAACTACGCACCTTTTGACAGCATTATCGTAACCGCAGGCGCACCGTTAATACCTAAGCCCCTAATGGCACAGTTAAAAATAGGTGGCAGGCTGGTTATACCTGTTGGCGAAGATCCGCAGATCATGACAATGCTTATCCGTAAAAATGAAACACAGTTTGAAAAGCATGAATTTGGAGAGTTCAGGTTTGTACCGCTCCTTGAAAATAAAAACTAAAAGAGGCCTCAATTTTTGAGGCCTCTTTCTATTTGAATTCTTTTTTAATCCTGTCTATATCGCGTTTGCTATCGCGCTCTTTCATTGTTTCCCGCTTGTCGTAGTTCTTTTTACCGCGTGCAAGTCCAATATCAAGTTTAGCGATACCTTTCTCGTTTGTAAATAACTTTAGCGGAATTATAGTAAGCCCTTTATTCTGTACGCTTTTTAAAAGGCTTTTAAGTTCTTTTTTATTTAGTAATAGCTTACGTTCGCTTTTTGGTGTATGGCTAAAGCTTCGGCTATATGCGTATTCTTCAATGTTTGTATTAATTGCAAACAACTCGTGCTCGTGAAATTCGCAAAAACTTTCGGCAATAGAAGCCTTGCCCAAACGAATGGATTTTATTTCAGAGCCGGCAAGCACAATACCTGCTGTAAAGGTTTCAATTATTTCATAATCAAACCTTGCTCTCTTGTTTAGTATGTTAACCGTTTTTTGCATAAGGATTGCAAAGGTAAGTACAATAGTTTAATGCCGCAACTGTAAGATTAGTTACAATTTTTATAAAATTTTTACGCTGTGCGTAACTATGTCTCCTTTTACAGTTACAATATATAACGTTCCGAATTCAGATTCATCAATTTCAGCATATTTATTTTCGTTCAGCAACTTATTTATGTGATTGGGAAGTGTGTTGCTATGACCAACAATTAGTACAGATTTGCCTCTGTGTATTTCTGCAACCGATTTTAAATTCAATTGCGACGGATTATACGAATTAATATTAAGGCCAAGCTTTTCGGCTAACGGTGTTGCGGTTGCTAAAGTACGTTTGTATGGAGTAGCATAAATGGCAGAAATATTTCTATCACTAAAAAAGGCTCCCCATTTTTTGGCACGCACTTTTCCGGCTTCAGATAATTCTGTGTCCTTAGTGGCGTCTGCTTTTTCAGCATGCCTTATAAGATATAGAGTGGTGGTTTCCTGAGCCTGTAAGGTAGTCATAAATAAAAGTATTGCTAGGGTGCAAAGATATTTCATAGTTACTTTCTTCATTTACAATATAAGTACCCTATTTCATTATTTGTTACATTTACACTATGGAAAACAAAGTTTCAAACGATCCGCTGCACGGCATCACGCTTAAAAAAATATTGGAAGACCTTGTTGGCTTTTACGGCTTCGATACATTAGGTGAACTCATTAAAATAAAATGCTTTAATGAAAATCCCAGTGTAAAATCAAGCCTTACCTTTTTACGTAAAACCGAATGGGCGCGCAAAAAAGTAGAAGAGCTTTACATAAGAACGCTTCCTAAACTAAAAAATCTTCCATAAGGAAGATTCTATTTATTCTGCGGTTACTGTAATAGTTTTTGATACAGGTATGGTACTTGCTGTAAGAAAGTTTAGTACGTATGTTCCGGGAGTAGAAGCTGTAAAAGTATAAGGCTGCGTTGCGGTTATATCTTTAAACCCACAATCACATCCTTCATAATCTACAAGTATTTTAATGTCTTTAGGAAAATTGGTAGTCTCGGTAAACTTGTTGAACTTGCCACATGAACCAAGAGGCGTATATTTTACTTCCAGCGTTATCGGTGTGTTTACGGTAGTTTCAGATGGGCCGCTTACACCCGTAGCTGCAGTATTTAAAGATCTGAAGCAGTAATCACTGTTGCTGTCATCACTAACAGTACAGGCAGCTCCTATACCCGATAATAGTACTAAAAAAGCAATAAGCTTAAATTGAATTGTTTTCATAACTTGTTTTTCTGTTTTTTCAAATAAGATGCAAATTCCGTAAATAGGTTGCGCAGACGCTATAAATTTAACGTAAAATCGCGATTGAAAAAGAAGCATTAAACTCTTCATCAGGTTGCAATGTGACAATGCCTTCTTTTTTTAAAAAATCCCCATCAGCATCATAACTGTCAGAGTAGCCCTGCCAGGGTTCTATGCATATAAAAGGTGCATCCTGTTTGGTCCATATTCCTAAGTGCGGAAAATCGCTAAAGGTAACTTTCAGGAAAGCCGTACCATCTTTTTTTATTTCAATAAAATCAGATTGAACCGATTTAAAGATAAGGGCATCGTCCTTAAACAGATAGTAAGATAATTTAACTTCGCCGTTGTTTGCGGCGATGCTAACTGTTGTATCAGATATAAGGTCGTTTTCAAGCTGGCTACTTACTAGTGGTTCTTCTTTTTCAAAATGCAGGCTATAGTCGTTAAAATTTCCTGACAGTGCAAAGGCAGGATGTGCACCTAATGAAAAAGGCATTTCGACATCGCCTGTATTTCTAACAGTATAGTCTAAAGTTAATTTTTTATCCTGAAGTGCATATTTCAATTCCAGTTCAAAATCAAAAGGAAAATGTTTTTTAGTTTCATCGTTTGGTGTTAACGAAAAGATTACACTCCTGCTGTCGTGTTCTTTTACTTTAAATCGGTTATCTCTTGCAAAACCGTGGCGGCTCATGCTATATTTCTTATCATTTAGGGTATAAGAATTGTTTTTCAGCGTCCCAACAATAGGAAATAAAATAGGGGAGTGCTTACCCCAAAAATCAGGGTTGCCCTCCCACATATATTCGTTACTACTGTCTCTTAAAGATATAAGTTCTGCGCCCTGCGGATTGATAACTGCAGTAAGTGCATCATTAGTAATAGTGATATTCAAAGCTATAATATTTAAAGTGCTATTTGTCTTTTTTCGGCAAGTGCTTTAATTTTTTGCGATGCCGTTTCGCCAAAGTTAACACTTTCACCATAATATTTATCACCTTCGGTTAGTATGGCAAAATCTCCAATTTCTATGCCCAGCCAGGTATGTCCGTCGTCATCAATAGATATGTTGTAAGTGTAGCCAATATTGTTATTGCTAATGTCTCCCCATGCAGGAATATTTAACGCATAATGCAGTCTTTTATTGATGTCAAAGTGGATAACACTTAACCTCGAAGTCCCCGGCCATTCTATAACTGTTGCCGGGTGTATTTCGTAATCGCCAAAATCTTCAGGAAGTGCATCCCATTGACGAATGTATTCCGGTTTTGTAAGTACCTCCCACACACGGGTTACCGGAGCATCAATTCTAATATTGTTTTTTACGATAAGTGACTTGCTCATAGCTTGTAATTTTTTTGATTGTTATCTCTAAATTACAAAATCGGTAAGCGTGCAAACAGGCCTTTAACGATACTTTATAACGGTGTTAATCTCACGATTCGTCTTTTGTAGTTCTTATCAGTCCTATTCCCGAAATAAAGAATATAAGGCCCAGTATACCATAAATTGCGGTTACTTTAATATTTTGTTCTCCTGTAGATGTGTTAGCAAATACATAAGCGGCATAAATTAGGCTGATAATACCTAAAATAGTTAAGATCGCTCCAAAAATTCTCTTTAGATTCATAATAGCAGGTTTTTAAATTCACTACAAATTTGGATTTTAATTGAAGATAATGTATCATGTTTAGTTAAATATTAACATGATACACTGAGATATGAATTTTTATTATGAGGTATCAATGTTTTTAGGACTTTGAAGAGTTTGAGTAGTAATAAGCTTACAAATTATATCTTAACCAAAAGTTATATAGTCATAAAGTTCTGGAAAGTAATATTTTAAATGTTGAAATTGCGGCATGATTTAACACCAAAGTCTATTTTAATACCTCACAACACATGAAGCCAATATACTATTTCATTTTGCTGATAGTCCTTTTCTTTGCTGGCTATCTTATCATAAACGATTTTAATTTTGATAACGTAAGTTTTAGCAACTACCTTATCAATACATTGTTTTTCCTGTTGTTATCGTGTCTTATTATAGCCGGTCTTGCTTATTTTATTGCAGTAAGACGCAAGCATCTAAACAAAGATGTAATGACAATACGACAATATTATGACTATAAAAGTGTCCGTTAAACACGCGGTAGCACTTTAAGAAACCCAGGCCTGTAAGCCTGGGTTTTTGTTTTAAGGCAAAAAACCACGCTCGAAGCGTGGTTTTTTTAATTTACAATTGCTGTATTATTTGCTTACAAGGTCGCTTTGGTTTCTAAATACCAGTTGACCGTCGAAGCTGTCCAATAGTATAATACTGTCGGTAGTTACTTTGCCCGAAAGTATCTGTTTAGACAGTTCATTCATTACTTCTTTCTGAATAACACGTTTTACAGGTCGTGCACCAAAATCCGGATCATATCCTTTTTTAGAAAGATACTCCATAGCTTCAGGTGTAGCATCCAGGGTAATGTTTTGCTGAGCAAGTAATTTGGTAACAGATTTTATCTGTAAACCAACGATCTCTTTAATGTTATCGGAACTCAGCGGTGTAAACATTACGATATCATCGATACGGTTAATGAATTCCGGTCTTACCGTTTGTTTCAATAATCCGAGTACTTCCGTTTTGGCAGCTTCAATAGCGGCCTCTACATTGCCCTTCAGGTTTTCGAATTTCTCCTGTATTATACTGCTACCCATGTTAGAGGTCATGATGATGATTGTATTCTTAAAGTCGGCTACTCGACCTTTATTGTCGGTAAGTCGGCCTTCATCCAACACCTGTAATAATATATTGAAAGTGTCAGGATGGGCTTTCTCAATCTCATCAAGCAATACAACAGAGTATGGTTTTCTTCTAACGGCTTCGGTAAGCTGTCCACCTTCATCATAACCAACGTATCCAGGAGGCGCACCCACCAGTCTGCTCACGCTGTGGCGTTCTTGGTACTCACTCATGTCTATACGTGTCATGGCATTCTCATCGTCAAACAAGTACGAAGCAAGTGCTTTTGCAAGCTCTGTTTTACCTACTCCGGTAGTACCCAGAAATAAGAATGAACCAATAGGTTTCTTCTGATCCTGTAATCCGGCGCGGCTTCTCCTTACAGCATCACTAACAGCTTCTATGGCTTCTTCCTGACCTACAACACGTTTGTGAAGTTCGTCTTCAAGCTGAAGCAGTTTTTCGCGTTCCCCCTGAAGCATTTTTGTTACAGGAATACCTGTCCACTTGGCAACAACTTCGGCAATATCTTCACGGGTCACCTCTTCTTTAATAAGTGTTTCGCCTTTTTGGGTTTCCTGAAGCTGCTGTTCCATTTGGGTTAGCTTTTCTTCAGAATCTTTGATCTTACCGTAACGAAGTTCGGCTACCTTTCCGTAGTTGCCTTCGCGTTCGGCGCGTTCGGCTTCCAGCTTAAAGTTTTCAATTTCAGTCTTCGCTGCCTGAATATTATCTACAATATCTTTCTCACTTTTCCAGCGGGCGTAAATCTCGTTGCGCTCTTCTTTCAGGTTGGCAAGGTCAAGCCCGAGCGATTTTAACTTACTTTCGTCGTTTTCACGTTTAATGGCTTCGATCTCAATTTCAAGCTGCATGATCTTTCTGTCCAGTACATCAAGTTCTTCAGGTTTAGAGTTAATTTCCATACGCAGTTTAGAAGCTGCCTCGTCCATTAAGTCGATTGCTTTATCCGGAAGGAAACGGTTGGTTATATAACGCTGCGATAATTCAACAGCGGCAATAATAGCCTCATCTTTAATTCGAACCTGGTGGTGGGTTTCATATTTCTCTTTAATACCACGAAGAATAGAGATAGCGCTTTCGGTATCCGGCTCATCTACCAGTACCTTCTGGAAACGACGCTCAAGTGCTTTATCTTTTTCAAAGTATTTCTGGTACTCGTCCAGGGTAGTTGCACCTATCGCGCGAAGTTCTCCACGGGCAAGGGCGGGCTTAAGTATGTTGGCAGCATCCATAGCGCCATCACCGCCTCCGGCACCTACAAGGGTGTGTATCTCGTCAATAAATAATACGATATCCCCCTCAGCGGAAGTTACCTCTTTTACAACCGATTTTAATCTTTCCTCAAACTCCCCTTTATATTTGGCGCCTGCAATAAGAGCACCCATATCTAAAGAGTAAACAACTTTATCTTTCAGGTTTTCAGGAACGTCGCCCTGAATAATACGGTGTGCAAGGCCTTCGGCAATTGCCGTTTTACCAACCCCGGGTTCACCTACAAGCATAGGGTTGTTTTTGGTACGCCTTGAAAGTATCTGTAGCACGCGGCGAATTTCCTCATCACGTCCAATTACAGGGTCAAGCTTACCCTCGTTTGCCAGCTGGTTAAGGTTTTTGGCATATTTGTTAAGCGAGTTATAGGTTTCTTCGGCACTTGCCGATGTTACCCTGTCGCCTTTACGCAATTCGTCAATTGCTGCTTTCAGAGCTTTTTCTGTAACACCCTGATCTTTTAATATCTGGGCTACCTTGCTTTTTGAAGCAAATATGGCAAGCAGTAAATGTTCGATAGAAACAAATTCATCGTTCATTTTACGTGCAATGTTAGAGGCTTCGGTAAGTGATGTCGATGCATCACGCGAGATGCTCATTTCACCACCGGTTACTTTTGGAAAGCTTTGTAATGTGCTGTCCAGTATTTGCTGAAATAGCGGAAGGTTAACGTTTAGTTTTTTTAGAAGAAACGGAGTAACATTTTCGTCTACTTCTAATATGGCTTTAACTATATGTTCGTTTTCAATTTGCTGGTGACCATAACTTTGGGCAATTTGCTGTGCCCTTTGTATGGCTTCCTGCGATTTTATAGTAAAATTGGCAAAGTTCATATCTTAATTTTTTTAAATTTGATAAGAGTATTTCAATTTGTATTCCAATACGTAAAATCTGACTAATTGTCTGTTTTTAGTTAGATTTGTAGAAAATTAACAGACAAAATGTCTTAAAAGTGTCAATATGAGTATATTCGGTAAATTATTTGGCGATTCAGATAGTAAAGATAGTTCATCTTCCAGTATCGACTGGAATGAATTAACAGATTTAAAACAATTAGATGAG
This region includes:
- a CDS encoding aldose epimerase, translated to MNITITNDALTAVINPQGAELISLRDSSNEYMWEGNPDFWGKHSPILFPIVGTLKNNSYTLNDKKYSMSRHGFARDNRFKVKEHDSRSVIFSLTPNDETKKHFPFDFELELKYALQDKKLTLDYTVRNTGDVEMPFSLGAHPAFALSGNFNDYSLHFEKEEPLVSSQLENDLISDTTVSIAANNGEVKLSYYLFKDDALIFKSVQSDFIEIKKDGTAFLKVTFSDFPHLGIWTKQDAPFICIEPWQGYSDSYDADGDFLKKEGIVTLQPDEEFNASFSIAILR
- a CDS encoding Clp protease ClpB, whose translation is MNFANFTIKSQEAIQRAQQIAQSYGHQQIENEHIVKAILEVDENVTPFLLKKLNVNLPLFQQILDSTLQSFPKVTGGEMSISRDASTSLTEASNIARKMNDEFVSIEHLLLAIFASKSKVAQILKDQGVTEKALKAAIDELRKGDRVTSASAEETYNSLNKYAKNLNQLANEGKLDPVIGRDEEIRRVLQILSRRTKNNPMLVGEPGVGKTAIAEGLAHRIIQGDVPENLKDKVVYSLDMGALIAGAKYKGEFEERLKSVVKEVTSAEGDIVLFIDEIHTLVGAGGGDGAMDAANILKPALARGELRAIGATTLDEYQKYFEKDKALERRFQKVLVDEPDTESAISILRGIKEKYETHHQVRIKDEAIIAAVELSQRYITNRFLPDKAIDLMDEAASKLRMEINSKPEELDVLDRKIMQLEIEIEAIKRENDESKLKSLGLDLANLKEERNEIYARWKSEKDIVDNIQAAKTEIENFKLEAERAEREGNYGKVAELRYGKIKDSEEKLTQMEQQLQETQKGETLIKEEVTREDIAEVVAKWTGIPVTKMLQGEREKLLQLEDELHKRVVGQEEAIEAVSDAVRRSRAGLQDQKKPIGSFLFLGTTGVGKTELAKALASYLFDDENAMTRIDMSEYQERHSVSRLVGAPPGYVGYDEGGQLTEAVRRKPYSVVLLDEIEKAHPDTFNILLQVLDEGRLTDNKGRVADFKNTIIIMTSNMGSSIIQEKFENLKGNVEAAIEAAKTEVLGLLKQTVRPEFINRIDDIVMFTPLSSDNIKEIVGLQIKSVTKLLAQQNITLDATPEAMEYLSKKGYDPDFGARPVKRVIQKEVMNELSKQILSGKVTTDSIILLDSFDGQLVFRNQSDLVSK